The Spirochaetota bacterium genomic sequence AACATATGATGATGATGACAACTGCGAAATAGTCTATCAAGTTGAGAAAAAAGGCTTAAAGAAAGAAGTTGAAGGTGGAGCATACGAGCGATAATGTGAAGCCTTTTTATTAATTTATTAATTTCAAAAGCAGGTGTAATAACACCTGCTTTTTTATTATACATACATATTATAGCAATTTTCCAATGCTCAGTGACTATCGCCATTGTACTTTTGCACTCCTTTCAGGAACTCTATAATATGTAACCTTTGGGTATCCCACCAACATTGTCCCATATACTGCATCTCCTTCAGGAAGATTAAGTGCTTTTTTTAATGGGGAATACACTAATGCACACCAGCTAATATATCCTGCCCAGCAACAGCCTAGCCCAAGCGATGGAGCAATTAATTCCATGTGTGCAAGCGCAATGGTACATGATGTTGATGTGTTGGGATTTGATTTTTGGCCATGAGCAATAATCACAACTGGTGCTGAATGAGTGATAACATCTATGCCTTCTTCCCATGCTTTTGTAATCATGTCAAAATGAAAGGCATGAGCAATATCAGGAGAGTTTTTTAACATTATGCGCATCCAATCAACCACATGAGTTATCAGCTCTTCAATTCTATCCCTCTGAGTAAAAACGATGTATTCAACAGTACGTGAATTATGGCCTGAAGGTGCATAGGCAGTTATTTCAATGAGTTTTATAAGTTTTTCTCTTTCTACATCATCTTTTTTAAATCTTCGTATGGAGCGTCGAGCTTTAAAATAATTTTCGATTACTTCTGCTCCTGGATTCCAGTTATGCACAATAGCTTTGCATGCACTTGATGGCAGTGTTGTTAAGCTCAATGCACCGTGAGGGCATACTGCAACACAATGACCGCATTCAATACATAAAGTTTCCGCATTGCTCAGTGTCTGAGGAATGCCATCATTATCCACTGTAATGATCTTCATGGGACATTCCATAACACATAATTTATCCTTTTTGCATTTTTCCTTATTCACAATAATTGTTGGCATATTTTTTTCTCCTAAATATACAATTCACCTTTAAAAAAGTTACTGTTGAACCACC encodes the following:
- a CDS encoding nitroreductase family protein, with protein sequence MPTIIVNKEKCKKDKLCVMECPMKIITVDNDGIPQTLSNAETLCIECGHCVAVCPHGALSLTTLPSSACKAIVHNWNPGAEVIENYFKARRSIRRFKKDDVEREKLIKLIEITAYAPSGHNSRTVEYIVFTQRDRIEELITHVVDWMRIMLKNSPDIAHAFHFDMITKAWEEGIDVITHSAPVVIIAHGQKSNPNTSTSCTIALAHMELIAPSLGLGCCWAGYISWCALVYSPLKKALNLPEGDAVYGTMLVGYPKVTYYRVPERSAKVQWR